From Streptomyces durmitorensis, a single genomic window includes:
- the lepA gene encoding translation elongation factor 4 gives MPATPKNVPEPSRTDPALIRNFCIIAHIDHGKSTLADRMLQLTGVVEQRQMRAQYLDRMDIERERGITIKSQAVRLPWAPTEGPEQSKTHILNMIDTPGHVDFTYEVSRSLAACEGTVLLVDAAQGIEAQTLANLYLAMENDLKIVPVLNKIDLPAAQPEKFSEELANLIGCDPADVLKVSAKTGMGVEALLDKVVAEVPPPVGVADAPARAMIFDSVYDSYRGVVTYVRVVDGQLNKRERIRMMSTGATHELLEIGVSSPEMTPADGIGVGEVGYIITGVKDVRQSKVGDTITSLHKGATEALGGYKDPKPMVFSGLYPLDGSEYPDLREALDKLQLNDAALVYEPETSAALGFGFRVGFLGLLHLDVIRERLEREFGLDLIATAPNVVYRVDMEDGTEHTVTNPSEFPEGKIDKVFEPVVRATLLAPSEFIGAIMELCQTRRGTLLGMDYLSEDRVEIRYTLPLAEIVFDFFDQLKSKTRGYASLDYEPTGEQAADLVKVDILLHGDRVDAFSAVTHKDAAYAYGVRLVAKLRELIPRQAFEIPVQAAIGSRVISRETIRAIRKDVLAKCYGGDISRKRKLLEKQKEGKKRMKMVGSVEVPQEAFIAVLSSDDSGPGKAKK, from the coding sequence GTGCCCGCGACCCCTAAAAATGTGCCCGAGCCGAGCCGTACCGACCCGGCTCTGATCCGTAATTTCTGCATCATCGCGCACATCGACCACGGCAAGTCCACGCTCGCCGACCGCATGCTCCAGCTGACCGGTGTGGTCGAGCAGCGGCAGATGCGTGCTCAGTACCTCGACCGCATGGACATCGAGCGCGAGCGCGGCATCACGATCAAGTCCCAGGCGGTGCGTCTGCCCTGGGCCCCCACGGAGGGCCCCGAGCAGAGCAAGACCCACATCCTCAACATGATCGACACCCCGGGGCACGTGGACTTCACGTACGAGGTGTCCCGCTCTCTCGCGGCCTGTGAGGGCACGGTCCTCCTCGTCGACGCCGCGCAGGGCATCGAGGCGCAGACTCTCGCCAACCTCTACCTGGCGATGGAGAACGACCTCAAGATCGTCCCGGTCCTCAACAAGATCGACCTGCCGGCCGCCCAGCCGGAGAAGTTCTCCGAGGAGCTCGCCAACCTCATCGGCTGCGACCCGGCCGACGTCCTGAAGGTCTCCGCGAAGACCGGCATGGGCGTCGAGGCGCTGCTCGACAAGGTCGTCGCCGAGGTCCCGCCGCCGGTCGGCGTCGCGGACGCGCCCGCCCGCGCGATGATCTTCGACTCGGTGTACGACTCCTACCGGGGCGTCGTGACGTACGTCCGTGTCGTCGACGGTCAGCTCAACAAGCGTGAGCGGATCCGGATGATGTCCACCGGTGCCACGCACGAGCTGCTTGAGATCGGGGTGTCGTCCCCCGAGATGACCCCGGCAGACGGCATCGGCGTCGGCGAGGTGGGCTACATCATCACCGGCGTGAAGGACGTCCGTCAGTCCAAGGTCGGTGACACGATCACCTCCCTGCACAAGGGCGCGACCGAGGCCCTCGGCGGCTACAAGGACCCGAAGCCGATGGTGTTCTCGGGTCTGTATCCGCTGGACGGCTCGGAGTACCCGGACCTGCGCGAGGCCCTCGACAAGCTGCAGCTCAACGACGCCGCGCTGGTCTACGAGCCGGAGACGTCGGCCGCTCTCGGCTTCGGTTTCCGCGTGGGCTTCCTCGGTCTGCTGCACCTCGACGTGATCCGTGAGCGACTTGAGCGCGAGTTCGGGCTCGACCTCATCGCCACCGCTCCGAACGTGGTCTACCGCGTGGACATGGAGGACGGCACCGAGCACACGGTCACGAACCCGAGCGAGTTCCCCGAGGGCAAGATCGACAAGGTCTTCGAGCCCGTCGTACGTGCCACGCTCCTCGCGCCCAGCGAGTTCATCGGCGCGATCATGGAGCTCTGCCAGACCCGCCGCGGCACCCTCCTCGGCATGGACTACCTCTCCGAGGACCGGGTGGAGATCCGCTACACCCTCCCCCTCGCCGAGATCGTCTTCGACTTCTTCGACCAGCTGAAGTCCAAGACCCGTGGTTACGCGTCCCTGGACTACGAGCCCACCGGAGAGCAGGCCGCCGATCTCGTGAAGGTCGACATCCTGCTGCACGGCGACCGGGTCGACGCGTTCTCCGCCGTCACCCACAAGGACGCCGCGTACGCGTACGGCGTGCGACTCGTGGCCAAGCTGCGGGAGCTCATCCCGCGCCAGGCCTTCGAGATCCCTGTCCAGGCGGCCATCGGATCCCGGGTCATCTCCCGCGAGACCATCCGCGCCATCCGCAAGGACGTCCTCGCCAAGTGCTACGGCGGTGACATCTCGCGTAAGCGCAAGCTGCTCGAGAAGCAGAAGGAGGGCAAGAAGCGCATGAAGATGGTCGGCTCCGTCGAGGTGCCGCAGGAAGCCTTCATCGCGGTGCTCTCCAGTGACGACAGCGGTCCGGGCAAGGCCAAGAAGTAG
- a CDS encoding AMP-dependent synthetase/ligase: MSDTQTLIENRPPSVAHLFLERVAATPDAEAYRYPVPAASGEGPDEWKSLSWGQAAERVYAIAAGLIELGLAPEDRVALASSTRVEWILADLGILCAGAATTTVYPQTNAEESTYILADSDSRVLIAENAEQLAKAREKRAELPELRHVVVIDTEGAGPAEGDPEGWVLTLADLEARGAAHLEKNPEAVKERIAAITKDQLATIIYTSGTTGKPKGVRLPQDNWSYMAKAIASTGLLGPDDVQYLWLPLAHVFGKVLTSGQIELGHVTAVDGRVDKIIENLPVVQPTYMAAVPRIFEKVYNGVAAKARAGGGAKYKIFLWAAEVAREYAKVSQDNFRRTGSASVPFGLGAKHKVADALVYSKLREAFGGRLRAAVSGSAALAPDIGYFFAGAGIHILEGYGLTESSAASFVNPGEAYRTGTVGKPLPGTEVRIADDGEILLRGPGIMEGYHGLPEKTAEVLESDGWFHTGDIGELSADGYLRITDRKKDLIKTSGGKYIAPAEVEGQFKAVCPYVSNILVHGADRNFCAALIALDEPAILAWAKDNGLEGKSYADVVAAPATVELIDGYVKQLNEGLQRWQTVKKFKLLPRDLDIEHGELTPSLKLKRPVVEREYQHLIDEMYAGSREA; encoded by the coding sequence GTGAGCGACACACAGACCTTGATCGAGAACCGTCCGCCGTCCGTGGCGCACCTCTTCCTGGAACGCGTGGCGGCCACGCCCGACGCCGAGGCCTACCGCTATCCCGTGCCAGCCGCCTCGGGTGAAGGGCCCGACGAGTGGAAGTCGCTGAGCTGGGGGCAGGCCGCCGAGCGTGTCTACGCCATCGCCGCGGGCCTCATCGAGCTCGGCCTCGCCCCCGAGGACCGCGTGGCGCTCGCCTCGTCCACGCGCGTCGAGTGGATCCTCGCCGACCTCGGCATCCTCTGCGCGGGCGCGGCCACCACCACGGTGTATCCGCAGACCAACGCCGAGGAGTCCACCTACATCCTGGCCGACTCCGACAGCCGGGTCCTGATCGCCGAGAACGCCGAGCAGCTCGCCAAGGCGCGCGAGAAGCGCGCCGAGCTGCCCGAGCTCCGGCATGTCGTGGTGATCGACACCGAGGGCGCGGGCCCTGCGGAGGGCGACCCCGAAGGCTGGGTGCTCACCCTCGCCGACCTGGAGGCACGCGGCGCCGCCCATCTGGAGAAGAACCCGGAGGCGGTCAAGGAGCGCATCGCGGCGATCACCAAGGATCAGCTCGCCACGATCATCTACACCTCGGGCACCACGGGTAAGCCCAAGGGCGTGCGCCTGCCGCAGGACAACTGGTCGTACATGGCCAAGGCCATCGCGTCGACCGGTCTGCTCGGCCCGGACGACGTGCAGTACCTGTGGCTGCCGCTCGCCCACGTCTTCGGCAAGGTGCTGACCTCGGGGCAGATCGAGCTCGGGCACGTCACCGCGGTCGACGGCCGCGTCGACAAGATCATCGAGAACCTGCCGGTGGTGCAGCCGACGTACATGGCCGCCGTGCCGCGCATCTTCGAGAAGGTCTACAACGGGGTCGCGGCCAAGGCACGCGCGGGCGGCGGTGCCAAGTACAAGATCTTCCTGTGGGCGGCCGAGGTCGCCCGCGAGTACGCGAAGGTCAGCCAGGACAACTTCCGCAGGACCGGCTCCGCCTCGGTGCCCTTCGGGCTCGGCGCCAAGCACAAGGTCGCCGACGCGCTCGTCTACTCCAAGCTGCGGGAGGCCTTCGGCGGCCGGCTGCGCGCCGCCGTCTCCGGCTCGGCCGCGCTCGCGCCCGACATCGGCTACTTCTTCGCCGGAGCGGGCATCCACATCCTGGAGGGCTACGGCCTGACGGAGTCCTCGGCGGCTTCCTTCGTCAACCCCGGCGAGGCCTACCGCACCGGCACCGTCGGCAAGCCGCTGCCCGGCACCGAGGTCCGCATCGCCGACGACGGCGAGATCCTGCTGCGCGGCCCCGGCATCATGGAGGGCTACCACGGCCTTCCGGAGAAGACCGCCGAGGTCCTGGAGTCCGACGGCTGGTTCCACACCGGCGACATCGGCGAGCTGTCCGCTGACGGCTATCTGCGGATCACCGACCGCAAGAAGGACCTGATCAAGACCTCCGGCGGCAAGTACATCGCGCCCGCCGAGGTCGAGGGCCAGTTCAAGGCCGTCTGCCCGTACGTCTCCAACATCCTGGTGCACGGCGCCGACCGGAACTTCTGCGCCGCCCTGATCGCGCTCGACGAGCCGGCGATCCTGGCCTGGGCCAAGGACAACGGCCTGGAGGGCAAGAGCTACGCCGACGTGGTCGCGGCCCCGGCGACCGTCGAGCTCATCGACGGGTATGTGAAGCAGCTCAACGAAGGTCTCCAGCGCTGGCAGACCGTCAAGAAGTTCAAGCTGCTGCCCCGCGACCTGGACATCGAGCACGGCGAACTGACGCCCAGCCTCAAGCTGAAGCGCCCGGTCGTCGAGCGCGAGTACCAGCACCTGATCGACGAGATGTACGCGGGATCGCGCGAGGCCTGA
- a CDS encoding response regulator — MSTEVMTDNRASILLVDDMEDNLMALEAVLGSLNEPLVRARSGEEAMKALLRQRFAVILLDVRMPGMDGFETASNIKRLDQTKDVPIIFLTGTDNDAGYAFRGYATGAADYLTKPFDPWVLRAKVTVFLELHRKNQQLEKILAREQQQFDELAARLSAIEAHMAASSLNDVLELRHHVTHMEELVKEMRRGRGA, encoded by the coding sequence ATGAGCACCGAGGTCATGACCGACAACCGCGCGAGCATCCTCCTTGTCGATGACATGGAGGACAATCTGATGGCGCTGGAAGCCGTCCTGGGGTCACTCAACGAACCACTGGTACGCGCCCGTTCGGGCGAGGAGGCGATGAAGGCACTTCTGCGGCAACGATTCGCCGTGATCCTCCTGGACGTGCGCATGCCGGGGATGGACGGCTTCGAGACCGCGTCGAACATCAAGCGACTCGACCAGACCAAAGACGTGCCCATCATCTTCCTGACGGGCACCGACAACGACGCGGGCTACGCCTTCCGGGGCTATGCGACGGGCGCCGCGGACTATCTCACCAAGCCGTTCGACCCGTGGGTGCTGCGCGCCAAGGTCACCGTCTTCCTTGAACTGCACCGAAAGAACCAGCAGTTGGAGAAGATCCTGGCGCGCGAGCAGCAGCAGTTCGACGAACTGGCGGCCCGCCTCTCGGCGATCGAGGCGCACATGGCCGCCAGCAGCCTGAACGACGTACTCGAACTGCGCCACCACGTGACGCACATGGAGGAGCTGGTGAAGGAGATGCGGCGCGGGCGGGGCGCCTGA
- a CDS encoding HAMP domain-containing protein: protein MRAARDGDFTKVPVTGHGMTAELHSVFNEMLDRSLHFDGELARVRREIIRHGHLNERFSASPGHGSWATRVHDVNSLLDSLVAPAANATRVLNAVAGGDLTQRVDLHDGTRELRGDLRRLGRAVNTMVDQLSLFTGEVTRVAREVGTEGRLGGRAKVRGLSGSWRDVTEAVNTMAARLTAQVRDIALVTTAVAQGDLTRTVTVEATGELLELKLTVNTMVEQLSAFAAEVTRVAREVGTEGQLGGRAQARGVSGVWKDLTDNVNFMASNLTSQVRNIAQVTTAVANGDLSQKITVDARGEILELKSTVNTMVDQLSAFADEVTRVAREVGTEGNLGGRAQVRGVSGVWKDLTDNVNFMADNLTSQVRNIALVSTAVAQGDLGKKITVEAKGEILELKSTINTMVDQLSAFADEVTRVAREVGTEGNLGGQAQVRGVSGVWKDLTDNVNFMALNLTSQVRNIAQVTTAVANGDLSKMITVTARGEILELKDTVNTMVEQLRAFADEVTRVAREVGTDGRLGGRAQVLGVSGVWKDLTDNVNYMADNLTGQVRNIAQVATAVAQGDLSKKIDVDARGEILELKTTINTMVDTLSSFSSEVTRVAREVGSEGQLGGQARVEGVYGTWKRLTTNVNELALNLTTQVRAIAEVASAVAQGDMTRSITVETRGEVSELKNNINVMVSNLRETTRAKDWLESNLARLAGLMQGHRDLMEVADLILRELTPLVNAQYGAFFLADPEAGDATTLQTPPVKGLAFIAGYGSAQGSVVDTGAMPAHGLVRQAALEKKRILVDEVPPDYIKITSGLGDAAPASLVIIPILFEDKLLGVIELATFSRFSDVHLAFFDQFVSTIGVAINTIIANSRTESLLSESQRLATQLQDRSDELQLQQAELQRSNAELEEKAALLATSSQYKSEFLANMSHELRTPLNSLLILARLLSDNPDSHLSDQEVQFATTIHRSGSDLLQLINDILDLSKIEAGRMDVRPKKLPLIKVLDYVHATFRPLTLDRGLAFEVSVGEDVPREMFSDEQRLQQILRNLLSNAVKFTASGGVELRVSRVKKTGDRLHDGGDRLCFAVKDTGIGIPADQLPAIFEAFQQADGTTNRKYGGTGLGLSISREIAGLLGGRITAQSTPGQGSTFTLYVPVVHPGHGPAAAAYAATRSLTTPEPHDDRVAMNPHTFHEQNDSWPTPTKLEEYREGPAGRILRGRRVLIVDDDIRNVFALTHVLSRVGMPVLYAENGREGIETLERNPDTDLILMDIMMPEMDGYETITAIRRTPRWTGLPIIALTAKAMPGDREKAIEQGASDYVPKPVDVDQLLSVACALLAPEGDGATEPDTPTTAEKPVAAEPAEAPGEPAAPPTTE, encoded by the coding sequence ATGCGGGCCGCGCGGGACGGGGACTTCACGAAGGTCCCGGTGACCGGCCACGGCATGACTGCCGAGCTGCACTCGGTGTTCAACGAAATGCTGGACCGCTCCCTGCACTTCGACGGCGAACTCGCCCGCGTACGACGGGAGATCATCCGGCACGGCCATCTCAACGAACGGTTCTCGGCGAGCCCGGGGCACGGCAGCTGGGCCACGCGCGTCCACGACGTCAACTCCCTGCTCGACTCCCTGGTCGCCCCCGCGGCCAACGCCACCCGCGTCCTGAACGCCGTCGCGGGCGGCGACCTCACCCAGCGCGTGGACCTGCACGACGGCACCCGCGAGCTGCGGGGCGACCTGCGGCGCCTGGGCCGCGCGGTGAACACGATGGTCGACCAGCTCTCGCTCTTCACGGGCGAGGTCACCCGCGTCGCCCGTGAGGTCGGCACGGAGGGGCGGCTCGGCGGTCGCGCCAAGGTGCGTGGGCTTTCGGGCAGTTGGCGTGACGTGACGGAGGCCGTGAACACGATGGCCGCCCGGCTCACCGCCCAGGTGCGCGACATCGCCCTGGTGACGACGGCGGTGGCGCAGGGCGACCTGACACGGACGGTCACGGTCGAGGCGACGGGCGAGCTGCTCGAACTGAAGCTGACCGTCAACACGATGGTCGAACAGCTCTCCGCGTTCGCCGCCGAGGTGACGCGTGTGGCCCGCGAGGTGGGCACCGAGGGCCAGTTGGGCGGCCGGGCGCAGGCACGGGGCGTGTCGGGGGTCTGGAAGGACCTCACGGACAACGTCAACTTCATGGCGTCGAACCTCACCTCTCAGGTGCGGAACATCGCTCAGGTCACCACGGCCGTCGCCAACGGCGATCTGAGCCAGAAGATCACCGTCGACGCCCGGGGCGAGATCCTGGAGCTGAAGTCGACGGTGAACACGATGGTGGACCAGCTCTCCGCCTTCGCGGACGAGGTCACCCGCGTGGCCCGCGAGGTCGGCACGGAGGGCAATCTGGGCGGCCGGGCTCAGGTGCGCGGTGTGTCCGGCGTATGGAAGGACCTCACCGACAACGTCAACTTCATGGCGGACAACCTCACCTCACAGGTGCGCAACATCGCCCTCGTGTCGACGGCCGTCGCCCAGGGCGACCTCGGCAAGAAGATCACCGTCGAGGCGAAGGGCGAGATCCTCGAACTGAAGTCGACCATCAACACGATGGTGGACCAGCTCTCCGCCTTCGCGGACGAGGTCACCCGCGTGGCCCGCGAGGTCGGCACGGAAGGCAACCTGGGCGGTCAGGCGCAGGTGCGCGGCGTGTCCGGCGTATGGAAGGACCTCACCGACAACGTCAACTTCATGGCCCTGAACCTCACCTCACAGGTGCGGAACATCGCCCAGGTCACCACGGCCGTCGCCAACGGCGACCTGTCGAAGATGATCACGGTGACGGCGCGCGGCGAGATCCTGGAGCTGAAGGACACCGTCAACACGATGGTGGAGCAGCTGCGCGCCTTCGCGGACGAGGTGACCCGCGTGGCCCGCGAGGTGGGCACGGACGGCCGGCTCGGCGGCCGGGCCCAGGTGCTCGGTGTGTCGGGCGTCTGGAAGGACCTCACCGACAACGTCAACTACATGGCCGACAACCTCACAGGCCAGGTCCGCAACATCGCGCAGGTCGCGACGGCGGTGGCCCAGGGCGACCTCTCCAAGAAGATCGACGTGGACGCGCGCGGCGAGATCCTGGAGCTGAAGACCACCATCAACACCATGGTGGACACGCTGTCCTCCTTCTCGTCCGAGGTCACCCGCGTGGCCCGCGAGGTCGGCTCCGAGGGCCAACTGGGCGGCCAGGCAAGGGTCGAGGGCGTCTACGGCACGTGGAAGCGCCTGACGACGAACGTGAACGAGCTCGCCCTGAACCTCACCACGCAGGTCCGCGCGATCGCGGAGGTCGCGTCGGCCGTGGCGCAGGGCGACATGACCCGGTCCATCACCGTCGAGACCCGCGGCGAGGTCTCCGAGCTCAAGAACAACATCAACGTCATGGTCTCCAACCTCCGCGAGACCACCCGCGCGAAGGACTGGCTGGAGTCGAACCTCGCTCGTCTGGCGGGTCTGATGCAGGGCCACCGTGACCTGATGGAGGTCGCCGACCTGATCCTGCGCGAGCTGACCCCGCTGGTGAACGCCCAGTACGGCGCCTTCTTCCTGGCCGACCCGGAGGCCGGGGACGCCACGACGCTACAGACGCCCCCGGTCAAGGGGCTCGCCTTCATCGCCGGGTACGGCTCCGCGCAGGGCTCGGTCGTCGACACGGGCGCGATGCCCGCGCACGGCCTGGTGCGGCAGGCGGCCCTGGAGAAGAAGCGGATCCTCGTCGACGAAGTGCCGCCCGACTACATCAAGATCACCTCGGGCCTCGGGGACGCCGCACCGGCCAGCCTGGTGATCATCCCCATCCTCTTCGAGGACAAGCTGCTCGGCGTGATCGAGCTGGCCACGTTCTCCCGCTTCTCGGACGTGCACCTGGCGTTCTTCGACCAGTTCGTCAGCACCATCGGCGTCGCGATCAACACCATCATCGCCAACTCCCGTACGGAATCACTGCTCAGCGAGTCCCAGCGGCTCGCCACCCAGCTCCAGGACCGCTCGGACGAACTCCAGCTCCAGCAGGCGGAGTTGCAGCGCTCGAACGCCGAACTGGAGGAGAAGGCGGCCCTCCTCGCCACCTCCTCGCAGTACAAGTCGGAGTTCCTCGCGAACATGTCGCACGAGCTGCGCACGCCGCTGAACTCCCTGCTCATCCTCGCCCGGCTGCTCTCCGACAACCCCGACAGCCATCTCTCCGACCAGGAAGTGCAGTTCGCGACCACGATCCACCGCTCGGGCTCCGACCTCCTCCAGCTCATCAACGACATCCTCGACCTGTCGAAGATCGAGGCGGGCCGGATGGACGTACGCCCCAAGAAGCTCCCCCTGATCAAGGTCCTCGACTACGTCCACGCGACGTTCCGCCCGCTCACCCTCGACCGCGGGCTCGCCTTCGAGGTGTCGGTCGGCGAGGACGTGCCGCGCGAGATGTTCTCGGACGAGCAGCGGCTCCAGCAGATCCTGCGCAACCTCCTGTCGAACGCGGTCAAGTTCACCGCGAGCGGCGGCGTCGAGCTGCGCGTGAGCCGCGTCAAGAAGACCGGCGACCGGCTGCACGACGGCGGCGACCGGCTCTGTTTCGCCGTCAAGGACACGGGCATCGGCATCCCCGCCGACCAGCTCCCCGCCATCTTCGAGGCGTTCCAGCAGGCTGACGGCACCACCAACCGCAAGTACGGCGGCACCGGCCTCGGCCTCTCCATCAGCCGCGAGATCGCCGGTCTCCTCGGCGGCCGCATCACCGCGCAGAGCACCCCGGGCCAGGGCTCCACCTTCACGCTCTACGTCCCCGTGGTGCACCCCGGACACGGCCCGGCCGCCGCCGCGTACGCGGCGACCAGGTCACTCACGACCCCGGAGCCGCACGACGACCGGGTCGCCATGAACCCGCACACCTTCCACGAACAGAACGACAGCTGGCCCACCCCCACCAAGCTGGAGGAGTACAGGGAGGGCCCGGCCGGCCGCATACTGCGCGGGCGCCGCGTCCTGATCGTCGACGACGACATCCGCAACGTCTTCGCGCTCACTCACGTCCTGAGCCGTGTCGGCATGCCCGTCCTGTACGCGGAGAACGGCCGCGAAGGAATCGAGACCCTGGAGCGCAACCCCGACACCGACCTGATCCTGATGGACATCATGATGCCGGAGATGGACGGCTACGAAACCATCACCGCGATCCGCCGAACCCCTCGCTGGACAGGCCTTCCCATCATCGCGCTGACGGCCAAGGCGATGCCCGGCGACCGCGAGAAGGCCATCGAGCAGGGTGCCAGCGACTACGTACCCAAGCCTGTGGACGTGGACCAGCTGCTCTCGGTCGCCTGCGCGCTCCTGGCCCCAGAAGGCGACGGCGCGACCGAGCCGGACACGCCCACCACAGCAGAGAAACCCGTTGCAGCGGAACCGGCGGAGGCTCCCGGGGAGCCCGCCGCTCCGCCGACGACCGAGTGA
- a CDS encoding SpoIIE family protein phosphatase, with translation MGSIPMQRETTFRASAQPGHQPGPPAVVCTSLPGNPMAPAAARRFVRAALADWAELEVPAAAGITDRLADDAVLLVSELVTNAVVHAGTTVELLCRLDEAGLGESCDTLVIEVSDHHPARAVRSEPAPQPPGTPEYGRGLQLVATLSDSWGITYRTGTKAVWARLPVGGVQAVQEIESYASEQAMHRGLRASEILAPLPKRITHDTEWVNRGALTFLAEASDLLAGQFDEDLVAALAGQLLVPRLADWCAVWLDDEPEVAPRGAASGAPGTRLARVWHTSEQRIEELRRSLEKDPPLLPEAVGSGAVPVPWPGEGPAGEATGTALAYRLMAGGRALGTLVIGRAGMMRFADEVTGLIEDFSRRVALAISTARRYQRQATISQVLQRGLLPSSVAEIPGMNSGVVYEPRDKGGPGGDFYDVFQAGKGRWCFALGDVQGKGVEAAVVIGLARPWLRLLAREGYEVAEVLDRLNQLLLDDATEAADAAAAVVAVAGGQGLPPDGATSRFLSLLYGELVPMDDGGVRCTVASAGHPLPLLLSPDGTVKAAATPQLLLGVVDYATYTSETFELRTGDTLLCVTDGVTERRAGRNMFDDGDGLATALASCAGLDANLVAERIKRMVHAFSERPPDDDLAVLVLQAQ, from the coding sequence GTGGGGTCCATTCCGATGCAACGGGAGACCACTTTCCGTGCGTCCGCCCAGCCGGGGCACCAGCCCGGCCCGCCGGCGGTGGTGTGCACATCGCTGCCCGGGAACCCGATGGCGCCCGCTGCCGCACGAAGGTTTGTGCGCGCGGCGCTCGCCGACTGGGCCGAGCTCGAGGTGCCCGCCGCGGCGGGCATCACCGACCGTCTGGCGGACGACGCCGTGCTGCTGGTCAGCGAACTCGTCACGAACGCCGTCGTGCACGCGGGCACGACGGTGGAACTGCTGTGCAGGCTCGACGAGGCGGGCCTGGGGGAGAGCTGCGACACCCTCGTCATCGAGGTCTCCGACCACCACCCCGCCCGCGCGGTCCGCAGCGAGCCCGCGCCCCAGCCGCCCGGCACACCCGAGTACGGCAGGGGCCTGCAACTCGTCGCGACCCTCTCCGACTCCTGGGGCATCACCTACCGCACCGGCACCAAGGCCGTCTGGGCCCGCCTCCCCGTCGGCGGCGTGCAGGCCGTCCAGGAGATCGAGTCGTACGCGAGCGAACAGGCGATGCACCGAGGGCTGCGCGCCAGCGAGATCCTCGCGCCGCTGCCCAAGCGGATCACGCACGACACGGAGTGGGTCAACCGCGGCGCGCTCACCTTCCTCGCCGAGGCCTCCGACCTGCTCGCCGGACAGTTCGACGAGGACCTGGTGGCCGCCCTCGCCGGGCAGTTGCTCGTACCGCGGCTCGCGGACTGGTGCGCGGTGTGGCTCGACGACGAACCGGAGGTCGCGCCGCGCGGCGCCGCGAGTGGAGCCCCGGGAACCCGGCTCGCCCGTGTCTGGCACACCAGCGAGCAGCGGATAGAGGAACTGCGCCGCAGCCTGGAGAAGGACCCGCCCCTGCTGCCCGAGGCGGTCGGCTCCGGTGCCGTCCCCGTGCCGTGGCCCGGCGAGGGTCCGGCAGGCGAGGCGACGGGCACGGCCCTGGCCTACCGCCTCATGGCGGGCGGCCGCGCACTGGGCACGCTCGTCATCGGGCGGGCCGGGATGATGCGCTTCGCTGACGAAGTCACCGGCCTCATCGAGGACTTCAGCCGCCGCGTCGCGCTCGCCATCAGCACGGCGCGGCGCTATCAGCGGCAGGCCACCATCAGCCAGGTCCTCCAGCGCGGCCTCCTGCCGAGCTCCGTCGCGGAGATCCCCGGAATGAACAGCGGTGTCGTGTACGAGCCGCGGGACAAGGGCGGCCCCGGCGGCGACTTCTACGACGTGTTCCAGGCGGGCAAGGGCCGCTGGTGCTTCGCGCTCGGCGACGTCCAGGGCAAGGGGGTCGAGGCGGCCGTCGTGATCGGCCTCGCCCGGCCGTGGCTGCGGCTGCTCGCCCGCGAGGGGTACGAGGTCGCGGAAGTCCTCGACCGCCTCAACCAGCTCCTCCTGGACGACGCGACGGAGGCGGCGGACGCGGCAGCGGCGGTGGTCGCGGTTGCGGGCGGCCAGGGCCTGCCGCCCGACGGCGCCACCTCCCGCTTCCTCTCCCTCCTCTACGGAGAGCTGGTGCCCATGGACGACGGCGGCGTCCGCTGCACGGTGGCGAGCGCCGGACACCCCCTGCCGCTGCTGCTCTCCCCGGACGGGACGGTCAAGGCGGCGGCCACGCCCCAGCTGCTGCTCGGGGTCGTCGACTACGCGACGTACACGAGCGAGACCTTCGAGCTTCGGACGGGTGACACCCTGCTCTGCGTCACGGACGGGGTGACGGAGCGCCGTGCCGGACGGAACATGTTCGACGACGGCGACGGTCTGGCGACGGCGCTCGCGAGCTGTGCGGGTCTTGACGCGAACCTGGTGGCGGAACGGATCAAGAGGATGGTGCACGCGTTCTCGGAGAGGCCGCCGGACGACGATCTGGCGGTGCTCGTGCTGCAGGCGCAGTAG